From the Echeneis naucrates chromosome 7, fEcheNa1.1, whole genome shotgun sequence genome, the window TTTTGAGGACTTTGAGAGAAAGGTATTTCTGGCTTCAGTGCAAGAAAGTGACGCACAGAAAGTCTGTAATGGCGCCACAAGCCCAAGTAATGACTGTCTGCAGTCTGCAAACCTGTACAGTCTTGCCAAGAACAATTTCTCCTTGGGAAAATATGACATCACCTCTTCCTTCAACGTGTACAAGGCGGTACACGCTGTGGCTCATGCTCTGCACAAAGCTCTTGATTGTGATTCTGGACAGTGTCAGGGGAGGAGGGTGTATCCATGGGAGGTGAGCACTTGTAAACTTTTGTAAAGTTTTTGAGAGAATCTCTCCGAAACACGGTTTTGTTAAGAAACATGTCTCtatctctttgtctctcagctTCTCTCACAGCTTAAGCAGGTGCAATTTTCTCTGGACAATGACTCTGTATACTTTGATGCAAATGGTGACCCACTCACAGGATATGACATTGTCACCTGGATTTGGAGGGGGACTGACTGGTCTGTTAGAGTGGTGGGCTCCTTCAGCACAGATCCCATCGCCCTCACAGTTTATGATGATCAGATTGAGTGGCATGGTATGGAAAAGTCAATACAAGTAAGGCCAACGTTCAGAacctttcatttgaattttcaaaGAGTTTGTGAAGATTGAACACTTCACCTTTAAACATGTACCTTTTCACACTCTTTCACTTTTCAGATGACTTTTGTAACGTGTTGCAACTATAGCAATAAGTCTGCAAAACTCTTCATCACATCACGAAATATCTTTTGAAGCCCTCTGTATCTACTTCTGCATGACTGGCTGTGTTCTGTTGCGTTAGTTCTAATATCTGGAGATTTTTTTAGCTTAATGACATAAATGTTAATAGTAATTAGTTATTATTTCTTTGACAAACGGTTGCTTTTGTGAAGGTGCCGCTGTCCATCTGTTCTCCACCCTGCCCGGCAGGGCACAAGAAGTTACTGATGGGGCAGCACTCCTGCTGCTTTGACTGCCAAGCTTGTCCTGGTTCCACTTTCCTCAATATCAGTGGTAAAATCAAGACACCGACGTTTAAAGCCaggaaaatatgcaaaaaatatcacaaaatatcACACTTATGAATGATTATTCAAGGATGAAATGTTCTTCCTTAGTACAAAATAAGAGCACAAGATCAATTTTGACAGATTAAAGAGCCCACCTGTTTCCTGATTAAGAGATTGAAGGTTTGAATATGCCAACATTATTAACAGAACAATCCAAGTAGGTGCAGGTGAGTTGGCAAGTGTGAAAGCAAATTGATTTTAAAGatcaaaaaactgtttcatctAGTGACCCTTAAAGTCTAATCATCCTGCAACATGTGATGTTTTTGCCTTTAAATATTATCGAAATCTCTATAAGGCATTTCCAGTCCAGCTACATTCATTCCTGTTGTGGGAGAGATtgaccagcagggggagcaCACTACACTATTTTATGAGCTAATATAAGAGACCAACTGGTTCAAGACGCCttcaaattcagtttaattcaATTACTTCAATAATCCCAGAGAGCAATTAAGGTCAGCAGTCAACTAAGGCCGAGCAAATTCCCTTACTGAATCCATCCCTCCACACAGTGTTAATTGATGTCAGTGACAGGACACAGGCGCCCCCCTGTGTCTCCCACAGAGATAACAAGTGTGGATTAGGCAAAAATATCAAAGTGCCTGTCACGACACGCTCACAGTGTTGAATATGTAATTTAATGCTGCTAATAGAAATTCTCTCCAAGAAtataaaatctgacaaaaccaggctttctttttaaatagatgctgcttctcttcctcagAGCCCACAATGTGCCAGCCATGTTTGCCAGAGCAGTGGGCTCCTCCAAGCAGCGAGCGGTGTCTCAATAGAACAGTCCTGCTCCTCGCCTGGGATGCCCCCATCTCAATCACCCTGTTCTTCTTTCTCGGGGTTTGTCTTCTCATGACCTGTAGCTCTGCAGTAATCCTACTGTTCAACCTGAACACGCCTGTGGCCAAGTCTGCTGGAGGCCGCACCTGCCTCCTGATGCTGGCAGgcctttctgctgctgccatgaGTTCTTTGTGCCATTTTGGCCAGCCATCTCCCCTGGCCTGTATCCTCAAGCAGCCTCTATTCATCGTCAGCTTTACTGTGTGCCTGGCCTCCATCACTATGCGCTCTCTCCAGGttgtctgcatttttaaatttgcatcCAAACTGCCGCCGGCCTATGACAAATGGGCCAAAAAATACGGACCAGAGTTTACCATTATCCTGGTGTCTGCCACCATGTTATTCATCTCTGTGCTCCGTGTGGTCCTCGACCCTCCCCAGCCGTCCCAGGATCTTGACTTCTACAAAGACAGGATTGTCTTGGAGTGCAGTAACACCTTCTCACCCGGCGCGTGGCTCGAGCTAACCTATGTCTCCATCCTCAGTgccctctgcttctctttcagCTACATGGGTAAAGATCTGCCGGCAAACTACAATGAGGCCAAGTGCATCACCTTCAGCCTCATGGTGTACATCATATCCTGGATGAGCTTCTTCACTTTATACCTCATCAGCAGAGACCAGTTCACTATGGCCGCACACGTGTTTGCCATCCTCTTCAGTGTGCTGGTCCTCTTCGGGGGCTACTTCCTGCCCAAAATTTATATTATTGTCCTAAAGCCACAAATGAACACAACTGCCCATTTCCAGAACTGCATTCAAATGTACACCATGAGCAAAtagtgagaaaagaaatgatctCGTCTGATGAAAAGTAGAGTGGGTACAGCTCACCAACAGGGCTAATTTTAATCACTGAAAGTCAAACATTATAGCCTGTCCTAAAGAGAATAAATAGgtcttgtctttttgtgtgtattcatttgGTGAATCTATCTTACAAATGTTTGCCTAATAAGTTCTGAATTAGACTGATTAGATGGGATTTTGTTCTAAAGTGAAGTGATAAAGGTCAGGGGGCAGGCAGAGAAGTTACgtctttttcatttcacccAATCAGCAGAACTGATCGAATTATCCTTCAGTGATTTACATCTCATCAGAAGAATAAACAACCAGaatttattcataaaatatcGCAAAATATCAGATGACAAGTACAAGGTGAATGGATTTTCAGAGTATTGCAGAGGGAATCCTATCCCCGTGGATGCAGTAGGAACAGAAAtgcatgaaatgttttaaaccaTCTTTCTCCATCAGTAGCAAGTGTAAAAAGGGTAACAAGCTTCTGGTAGATTTTTAACCATTTTACAAAAGAGCCAATCACCTAAAAATAAAGGTGATCATGCTATAaagcagttgaaaaaaaaaaaaacttaatgcAGTTTGATTTTGATGTTTGACTATGGAGCTTGTAAAACTTTTATAATTCACAAATCTTGTCAAAATAAGTTACCAAATCATACTTTTATGGATTCAACAGGTGGCAGCCCCAGAAATAAAGCTGCGGAGCAACAGCACGACGTAAAATCTCTTTTCATATCAAATTAGTACAGATTCAGcctgtcttctgtctctttgcaaccacacacacacacgcatgtggtcacagtgctgctgttggCTGTTGTTtgagaggagagatgaaaaggCCTTTTGTAGTTGAGAGGTCAGCGCTATTGACCAGTTGATGTGTGAGTAGAGTCCGAGCTTGGCTTTCCCACAGTCTCTCTGTCCACTCACAGCTTAATACCCTCGGTCCACAATCGAAGTGTGCCATGGGTGAACAAGCAGGAGTTTTATTGTCAGTACTCCAAGCTCCAGGAAAGGTGCTGctaggagggtttttttttgggcggGGGGGGTTTATTTCACAAGCCTTTTGATCGAGTGACTTTTGGAGAACTAATATTTATCATCACACAATGTGAAAAAAGTTGTGTTTCATCTGAAGCCAGCACCATCTTTCTCACGTTTGTTGAGATTAGAACATTTGGGAGGAAATTTGGTCAGACAGATACAGTtgtgaaacagagacacacaagatGTCCAACTGTAAATTTTGAAGTGAAAGCAGAATTGTCTGTACTCTTACCTGGTAACAGCAGAGGTCAACAATCTCTAAGTGTCTCATTCACTCAGCCTTTCTGGCCACAGATTCAACAAATTGAGATGAACCCTGCAGGGTCAGCAGGGTGGAGTGGGCTCTACCTTCAGTCCCCATGTCATATAAACCAAAACTAAAATGTCTGacaatgtatttaattattttaaattaaatgccTTTTTCCTGAAGGACACAAAGGCAACAAATCCTGACTCCAATTGCCCCCTGGGTGCACATCATGAATTGTGTGTGTTAATCTGTGTAACTGGTGTGTGAGATAAGCAGCTGACCCTGATAAGAGACATCATATCATCCCCAATCTGATCTGTATCTCTGGAACGGGTTTATCTCTTCTGGTCAGCCTCTGATTACTTCACCTCCGGTTTGTTGATGTGTGTCCAGTTGATGCACGCCTCAGCCCTGTCTGAGTCAAGTGGCTTTGTTATGCTAATATTTCCCTATAAAAGTGATGAGGAACCAGACTATACTCTGCAGAAGCTGCTCACTTCACCTACACAGACATGGCTCCCTGCTCCACCAACTACTCATCAATTCACCACATCAGGATTTCTGAGAAAGACAACATCAAAGTGAGTAGTAGAGAGCATTTCAGTGGGTCTCCATAAGATACTGCActgtaaatgtctgaatgtgtgtcacTGACTGCAATCATAAACTCACCTGTGTCCTGTTTCAGCAGTTGAGAAAACCAATCGTGGAGAAAATGCGCAGAGATCGCATCAACAGTTGTATCGAGCAGCTGAAGATCATCTTGGAAAAGGAGTTCCACAAGCAGGAGCCCAACTCCAAGCTGGAGAAAGCCGACATCCTGGAGATGACCGTGAGCTTcctgaggcagcagctgcagcctggtCTCGACTTCGGCCAAGGCTACTCTCACTGCTGGAGGGACTCTCTGCACTTCCTCTCTGCCGGCTCCAGCCCAGAGGCCTCTGTCGCTTCTCTGCAAGGCCTCCAGaggcaggagcagcagcagctccaccaggCCCAGAGAGCCAGCAGCTCCACCCTGAGGCCCACCACgctgcaggacagcagcagcagaggcccCGTGTGGAGGCCTTGGTAGAGACTGTCACAGACACTGAGACCTGAGGGGGtctgctctctccctcactATGTAGGAAATATCTTTCCAGCCTGCTCATTCCTGGTGATACAACGGGGTGCTTTTAGTGTTTTATCATATTgatgacaaaaaatgtaatagCTATTCTATCTTAATGAAACGTTCACACTGGTGGGCATTAACCACACACCTGCAGCACTGCTCCTTCCAGtaaaatgatgatgtcagtATCTTCACAGTGAGGTtagatgaatgtttttgttctaTTATGTAACTGAAAGTGTTTCCACTGTGGGACGATAAACCTCATCTGAGCGTAAAGGTTGTTTAAGCTATTGTAATGCATTAtaatacagtatatatgtatatatatcatatatatatctctatatatatCTCCAGctctctcgctgtctctttcacacacacaagccttgGGCTGTTTGGGCTGTTGTTTTGGAAATAGGATATAATAGTGAAACatggtttaaataaaaaaaatatgtttttcaacaaaacatatttgtatttatttatatatgtaaatgTAGGATTTAAGCTATTCTATTTGTGTGcaaagcaataataaaaatagcaaTAGCAATGTGGAGGTGTTTACTCGCTGTTTTCATTAATTATATGCTGCCTTCTGGATGAAACATTCTAAATAAAGATAAACACAGGCAGTTTTAAACAATAAGAGGAAACACTGGTGTGGAATTTTCACATCAAATAGGAAAATTAAGTGCTAATGTGAAAATGCATGTAGGTTTGAAAGTGAGTGTGAATGATTGATTGTTTGTGTCTATATGTGACTGtcatgtgaataaagagatcaACAGTAAAACATTTGTTGATTGATTTGCACAAAATATGTCTGCACAGTttatgagatttaaaaaataaggaattagattttttttttttttttaatgattgtatcttttaatttttaattgtCATACAAATGTTAGAAATATGTTTTAAGAGCCAAAATGTAATAGCAAAACAGCCATACCAACATCCCATTACAGCATTACAGAATGTTAATACCTACATCATaccatcatcattttcatccatAAAATTTGGCATAGTTAAttcaaaagagaagagaaatattctcaacagcagctgtcagtAAAACTCAGTATGgcatatacaatatatatacatatatatactgtTACATCAAGCAGTCCAAAGATAAACTCCACTGGAGTAAACAATCAATTCAATAGATTTGACAAAACCATCATTACTCAAAAGAAACCTCCAGCTTTAAACACAAGGAAAAAGTAAACATCAAATACGAATCAAAGTCAAAGCAGGATAATCGTCAAATAAGTGAGAGCCATTGCTTTTACCACTTGTCCATCAATGTGATGAGACAATAAGGAAGCCCACCAGGAATGAGCAGGCTGGAAAGATATTTCCTACATagtgagggagagagcagaCCCCCTCAGGTCTCAGTGTCTGTGACAGTCTCTACCAAGGCCTCCACACGgggcctctgctgctgctgtcctgcagcGTGGTGGGCCTCAGGGTGGAGCTGCTGGCTCTCTGGGcctggtggagctgctgctgctcctgcttctGGAGGCCTTGCAGAGAAGCGACAGAGGCCTCTGGGCTGGAGCCGGCAGAGAGGAAGTGCAGAGAGTCCCTCCAGCAGTGAGAGTAGCCTTGGCCGAAGTCGAGgccaggctgcagctgctgcctcaggAAGCTCACGGTCATCTCCAGGATGTCGGCTTTCTCCAGCTTGGAGTTGGGCTCCTGCTTGTGGAACTCCTTTTCCAAGATGATCTTCAGCTGCTCGATACAACTGTTGATGCGATCTCTGCGCATTTTCTCCACGATTGGTTTTCTCAACTGCTGAAACAGGACACAGGTGAGTTTATGATTGCAGTCAgtgacacacattcagacatttacagTGCTGTATCTTATGGAGACCCACTGAAATGCTCTCTACTACTCACTTTGATGTTGTCTTTCTCAGAAATCCTGATGTGGTGAATTGATGAGTAGTTGGTGGAGCAGGGAGCCATGTCTGTGTAGGTGAAGTgagcagcttcttctggacGGCAGCGTGAGCTCTGATGTCCCTGGAGGAGCTGTCCCTCATTTTATACTGGGACATTAGCATAA encodes:
- the her12 gene encoding hairy-related 12, with amino-acid sequence MAPCSTNYSSIHHIRISEKDNIKLRKPIVEKMRRDRINSCIEQLKIILEKEFHKQEPNSKLEKADILEMTVSFLRQQLQPGLDFGQGYSHCWRDSLHFLSAGSSPEASVASLQGLQKQEQQQLHQAQRASSSTLRPTTLQDSSSRGPVWRPW
- the LOC115046670 gene encoding transcription factor HES-5-like, with product MAPCSTNYSSIHHIRISEKDNIKLRKPIVEKMRRDRINSCIEQLKIILEKEFHKQEPNSKLEKADILEMTVSFLRQQLQPGLDFGQGYSHCWRDSLHFLSAGSSPEASVASLQGLQRQEQQQLHQAQRASSSTLRPTTLQDSSSRGPVWRPW
- the tas1r1 gene encoding taste receptor type 1 member 1; the encoded protein is MFSIVFLCFGWLMAQLTDGKLDYISQGQGMQLQGNFSIAGLFPLHYTNVQSADLPTLVPCNISTPNKHGFHLLQAMRFAVEEINNGSGTQPLLPGVKLGYQMYDICSVPASILATLDIIAQQSPSSSTPETELDTDNYSQRAVAVIGPDSSSKSFTPARLLGAYLVPQISYEATTELLSNKLLYPAFLRTIPSDKNQVAAIIQLLNHFNWTWIALLGSDNTYGLQGMQGLSTLAAQHGICIAYQGVIPSATPDTAQTMRSMVDSLLRTQATTIIVFSSRSKLSRFFPFVIERNVTGKVWIGSEDWSQTSVISGIPGIHTIGTVLGVSIKHAAISGFEDFERKVFLASVQESDAQKVCNGATSPSNDCLQSANLYSLAKNNFSLGKYDITSSFNVYKAVHAVAHALHKALDCDSGQCQGRRVYPWELLSQLKQVQFSLDNDSVYFDANGDPLTGYDIVTWIWRGTDWSVRVVGSFSTDPIALTVYDDQIEWHGMEKSIQVPLSICSPPCPAGHKKLLMGQHSCCFDCQACPGSTFLNISEPTMCQPCLPEQWAPPSSERCLNRTVLLLAWDAPISITLFFFLGVCLLMTCSSAVILLFNLNTPVAKSAGGRTCLLMLAGLSAAAMSSLCHFGQPSPLACILKQPLFIVSFTVCLASITMRSLQVVCIFKFASKLPPAYDKWAKKYGPEFTIILVSATMLFISVLRVVLDPPQPSQDLDFYKDRIVLECSNTFSPGAWLELTYVSILSALCFSFSYMGKDLPANYNEAKCITFSLMVYIISWMSFFTLYLISRDQFTMAAHVFAILFSVLVLFGGYFLPKIYIIVLKPQMNTTAHFQNCIQMYTMSK